Proteins encoded in a region of the Candidatus Methylomirabilota bacterium genome:
- a CDS encoding cupin domain-containing protein, with translation MTPHRIAILMLAAFLLLAEGAWSAHGTGPDTEERVVLENANAKIGFLVYPPGATSGIHINPEPEIGIVVEGELTLVTRTGKQVYKAGSALYLDTGSGHIALNETKAPVKFWAVSMKKCD, from the coding sequence ATGACCCCACACCGCATCGCGATACTCATGCTCGCCGCGTTCCTGCTGCTCGCCGAGGGCGCCTGGAGCGCCCACGGCACCGGCCCCGACACGGAGGAGCGCGTGGTGCTCGAGAACGCCAACGCGAAGATCGGTTTCCTCGTCTATCCCCCGGGCGCCACGTCGGGGATCCACATCAATCCCGAGCCCGAGATCGGGATAGTGGTGGAGGGCGAGCTGACCCTGGTCACGCGGACGGGCAAGCAGGTTTACAAGGCGGGGTCGGCGCTTTACCTCGACACGGGTTCCGGCCACATCGCCCTGAACGAGACCAAAGCGCCTGTCAAATTCTGGGCGGTCAGCATGAAGAAATGCGACTAG
- a CDS encoding ATP-binding protein — protein sequence MRWSLKTKEATTITLLILVVVATTLFLHLAQLTRVVVEETQRQAELIAKQIVAQSGRVLARVPNADPHVALRSDSELRNLLEASVGYSPHLLYAFITDSESRVILHSERAKEGEPASRQAPLAELLSVNPFRRLDALLSRGRTYETAVAMSLDRRPFGSVRLGFSSSFLRRELNEAVTQSLVLAGISLPAAWLVALFLANLWLRPIGRLARDIGRVRRGELPAPLAPAGSEQQDELGELASQLQLLAQQLQADRLRVMSDEAPSRDLDSMKTLQSLISYSSKLAALGRLTSGVAHEVKNPLNAMMIHLELVKARLAAPKADLGGVRESLDIIGAEIRRLDRVVNGFLKFVRTHDLALKPVDLNALAQSVAVLLEAEWKPAGIRFELDLDPGCPRISGDEELLRQALINIVVNACQAMPSGGEVRLETSRAGREWVALAVTDQGVGIAAEDRERIFSLYYTTKPEGSGIGLSLVYRIVQMHDGVIDVEAPAGRPGTRMTIRLPVR from the coding sequence ATGCGGTGGAGCCTCAAGACCAAGGAAGCCACCACCATCACCCTGCTCATCCTGGTGGTGGTCGCGACGACCTTGTTCCTCCACCTCGCCCAGCTCACCCGCGTGGTCGTGGAGGAGACGCAGCGCCAGGCCGAGCTGATCGCCAAGCAAATCGTGGCTCAGAGCGGCCGGGTGCTCGCGCGGGTCCCCAATGCCGACCCCCACGTCGCCCTGCGCTCCGACTCCGAGCTGCGCAACCTGCTCGAGGCGAGCGTCGGCTACTCTCCGCATCTGCTCTACGCCTTCATCACCGACTCCGAGAGCCGCGTCATCCTGCACAGCGAGCGGGCCAAGGAAGGCGAGCCCGCGTCCCGGCAAGCTCCGCTCGCCGAGCTCCTGTCGGTGAATCCCTTCCGCCGCCTCGACGCGTTGCTGAGCCGCGGGCGCACCTACGAGACCGCAGTGGCGATGAGCCTCGACCGCCGGCCTTTCGGCAGCGTGCGCCTGGGCTTCTCGTCGAGCTTTCTCCGACGCGAGCTCAACGAGGCGGTGACGCAGAGCCTCGTGCTCGCCGGCATCTCGCTGCCCGCGGCGTGGCTGGTGGCCCTCTTCCTCGCCAATCTCTGGCTGCGGCCCATCGGGCGGCTCGCGCGCGACATCGGCCGGGTGCGCCGCGGCGAGCTGCCGGCCCCGCTCGCGCCCGCCGGCTCCGAGCAGCAGGACGAGCTGGGCGAGCTCGCCTCGCAGCTGCAGCTCCTCGCGCAGCAGCTCCAGGCGGATCGGCTGCGCGTGATGTCGGACGAGGCCCCGTCGCGCGACCTCGACTCGATGAAGACCCTGCAGTCGCTGATCTCGTACTCCTCCAAGCTCGCCGCGCTGGGGCGCCTCACCTCCGGCGTCGCGCACGAGGTGAAGAACCCGCTCAACGCGATGATGATCCACCTCGAGCTGGTGAAGGCGCGGCTGGCCGCGCCCAAGGCCGATCTGGGCGGCGTGCGCGAGAGTCTCGACATCATCGGGGCCGAGATCCGTCGGCTCGACCGCGTCGTGAACGGATTCCTCAAGTTCGTGCGCACGCACGACCTCGCGCTCAAGCCGGTGGACCTCAACGCACTCGCGCAGAGCGTGGCCGTGCTCCTCGAGGCGGAGTGGAAGCCGGCGGGCATCCGCTTCGAGCTCGACCTCGATCCCGGGTGTCCCCGCATCTCGGGCGACGAGGAGTTGCTCCGCCAAGCGCTCATCAACATCGTGGTCAACGCCTGCCAGGCCATGCCCTCCGGCGGCGAGGTCCGGCTCGAGACCAGCCGCGCCGGCCGCGAATGGGTGGCCCTCGCGGTCACCGACCAAGGGGTGGGCATCGCGGCGGAGGACCGCGAGCGGATCTTCTCCCTCTACTACACGACCAAGCCCGAGGGCAGCGGCATCGGGCTTTCGCTCGTGTACCGGATCGTGCAGATGCACGACGGCGTCATCGATGTCGAGGCCCCCGCGGGGCGGCCGGGTACGCGGATGACGATTCGCCTGCCGGTGCGATGA
- a CDS encoding sugar ABC transporter permease has translation MAISTARLPAALEPGTRRAGLRRWLGPDYRMGFLFVAPIVVLTLALVAYPFCYAIYLSLTRKYVGMPPVFVGLENYVKLTNDGFFRRAVMNSFIFTFGSVGFKLVLGMVMALVLTSKIRFRSFWTGVLLIPWVAPTVVSALNFLWIFDFSLGVLNYLLVRVTGILDQGVGWLSEPNTAMASVIAVNIWRGFPFFGISFLAGMKAVPAELYEAASVDGATVLQRFVHVTLPGLKNIIIIVVLLSTIWTFNDFGIVYILTKGGPGGATQVLPVLTYEIAFGAQRLGEAIAVALYMLPAIAIVIIVLSKYMRRGRK, from the coding sequence GTGGCAATCTCCACCGCGCGGCTGCCCGCCGCGCTCGAGCCCGGCACACGGCGCGCCGGGCTCCGGCGCTGGCTGGGGCCGGATTACCGCATGGGCTTCCTGTTCGTGGCGCCCATCGTGGTGCTCACCTTGGCCCTCGTCGCGTACCCGTTCTGCTACGCCATCTACTTGAGCCTCACGCGGAAGTACGTGGGCATGCCCCCCGTCTTCGTGGGGCTCGAGAACTACGTCAAGCTCACCAACGACGGCTTCTTCCGCCGCGCCGTCATGAACAGCTTCATCTTCACGTTCGGCTCGGTGGGCTTCAAGCTCGTGCTGGGCATGGTGATGGCGCTGGTGCTGACGTCCAAGATCCGCTTCCGCTCCTTCTGGACCGGCGTGCTGCTGATCCCGTGGGTAGCCCCCACGGTGGTCTCGGCGCTCAACTTCCTCTGGATCTTCGACTTCAGCCTGGGCGTGCTGAACTATCTCCTCGTCCGGGTCACCGGGATCCTCGACCAGGGGGTGGGCTGGCTCTCCGAGCCCAACACCGCCATGGCCTCGGTGATCGCGGTGAACATCTGGCGGGGCTTCCCCTTCTTCGGCATCTCCTTCCTCGCCGGGATGAAGGCGGTACCCGCGGAGCTTTACGAAGCGGCGTCGGTGGACGGCGCCACCGTGCTGCAGCGCTTCGTGCACGTGACGCTGCCCGGGCTCAAGAACATCATCATCATCGTGGTGCTGCTCTCCACGATCTGGACCTTCAACGACTTCGGCATCGTCTACATCCTGACCAAGGGCGGGCCGGGCGGCGCGACCCAGGTCCTGCCCGTCCTCACCTACGAGATCGCGTTCGGCGCCCAGCGGCTGGGGGAGGCCATCGCGGTTGCCCTCTACATGCTGCCCGCCATCGCCATCGTCATCATCGTGCTGTCGAAGTACATGCGGCGAGGGCGCAAGTAG
- a CDS encoding amidase, giving the protein MDPFAHLDALAQADLVRRGEVTPLELVETALGRIDRVNPRLNAVVTRMDDEARRLATGPMSAGPFAGVPFLLKDLLAEYQGVRMTEGSAFLEGYVAPHDSELVARYRRAGLIVVGKTNTPEFGILPTTEPRLFGAARNPWSLGRTPGGSSGGSAAAVAASLVPMAHANDGGGSIRIPAACCGLFGLKPTRGRNPLGPAYGDLFSGLVAEHAVTRSVRDSAALLDATAGPAPGDPYHAPNQGDRYQHEVSRPPGRLRVAFTRRAANGAPVHPDCVAAVEDAARLAEGLGHDVVEGEPALDGEVISAAFFTLWAAGCAWTVADWARRTGQTPAPERFEPLTWTLVEMGRRRSGDEYLLAVQDLQRAARDVARFFERCDVWLTPTLAQPPLPLGSFDATPDDPIQGLRRSASFVPFTPILNATGQPAMSTPLHWNAENLPIGTHWVGRFGDEATLFRLAAQLEAARPWAGRRPAVSALAA; this is encoded by the coding sequence GTGGATCCGTTCGCTCATCTCGATGCGCTGGCCCAGGCCGACCTCGTCCGCCGCGGCGAGGTCACGCCCCTCGAGCTCGTCGAGACCGCGCTCGGGCGGATCGACCGGGTGAACCCCCGCCTCAACGCCGTGGTGACGCGGATGGACGACGAGGCGCGGCGCCTGGCAACCGGCCCGATGTCGGCGGGGCCCTTCGCCGGGGTCCCCTTCCTCCTCAAAGACCTTCTCGCCGAGTACCAGGGGGTGCGGATGACGGAGGGCTCCGCCTTCCTCGAGGGATACGTGGCGCCCCACGACAGCGAGCTGGTCGCGCGATACCGGCGGGCCGGGCTCATCGTGGTGGGCAAGACCAACACGCCCGAGTTCGGCATCCTCCCCACCACGGAGCCGCGGCTCTTCGGCGCGGCGCGTAATCCCTGGAGCCTCGGACGCACGCCGGGCGGCTCGAGCGGCGGCTCGGCGGCGGCGGTCGCGGCGTCGCTAGTGCCGATGGCTCACGCCAATGATGGCGGCGGCTCCATCCGGATTCCTGCCGCATGCTGCGGGCTCTTCGGGCTCAAGCCGACGCGCGGGCGCAATCCCCTCGGCCCCGCCTACGGCGATCTCTTCAGCGGCCTGGTCGCCGAGCACGCGGTCACCCGCTCGGTGCGCGACTCGGCGGCGCTGCTCGACGCGACCGCGGGGCCGGCGCCGGGCGATCCCTACCACGCGCCGAATCAAGGAGATCGCTATCAGCACGAAGTGAGCCGGCCGCCCGGGCGGCTCCGCGTCGCCTTCACGCGGCGCGCGGCCAACGGCGCGCCCGTGCACCCGGACTGCGTCGCCGCCGTGGAGGACGCGGCGCGGCTGGCCGAAGGCCTCGGCCACGACGTGGTCGAGGGCGAGCCGGCCCTGGACGGTGAAGTCATCTCGGCCGCCTTCTTCACCCTCTGGGCCGCGGGCTGCGCCTGGACGGTGGCGGACTGGGCCCGGCGTACCGGCCAAACACCGGCTCCTGAGCGCTTCGAGCCCCTCACCTGGACTCTGGTCGAGATGGGCCGCCGCCGCAGCGGCGACGAGTACCTCCTCGCCGTGCAGGACCTTCAGCGCGCGGCGCGGGACGTCGCCCGATTCTTCGAGCGCTGCGACGTCTGGCTCACGCCGACCCTGGCCCAGCCGCCTCTGCCACTCGGCAGCTTCGACGCCACGCCGGACGACCCCATCCAAGGCCTCCGGCGCTCCGCCTCATTCGTCCCCTTCACGCCGATCCTGAACGCGACCGGGCAGCCCGCAATGTCCACGCCCCTTCACTGGAACGCGGAGAACCTTCCCATCGGCACCCACTGGGTCGGCCGCTTCGGGGACGAGGCCACGCTCTTCCGGCTTGCCGCGCAGCTCGAAGCGGCGCGGCCCTGGGCGGGACGCCGGCCGGCCGTCTCCGCGCTCGCGGCATGA
- a CDS encoding sigma-54 dependent transcriptional regulator, with protein sequence MTQRILIADDQEASRKGLAALVATWGYEVDDAGDGEEALAKAIEENPAVVITDLVMPKMDGLGLLKALQAELPFTMVIILTAHGTIETAVGATKDGAYDYLTKPVDVARLRLLVEKAIEKGEALREVNVLRRRVKAVWGHGRLVGTSKAMQAVFRQIDLAAPTSAPVLISGESGTGKELAARTLHELSPRSQGPFVAVNCAAIPDTLLESEIFGHEKGAFTGALDRRIGCFELAHQGTLFLDEISEMSPSLQAKFLRILQDGSLKRIGGKSELRVDVRVLAATNRDPAKSLKDGTLREDLYYRLNVFLVPLPPLRTRREDIPLLVQAFIEEFNAKYERKVRGVDEAALRFLVGHDWPGNVRQLRNAIERAVIGCASELITGAELPVEPGLDPATPSTAATGGRVAVRLKDVERDVILKTLASVGNNKTRAAELLGISLKTLHNKLNRYGV encoded by the coding sequence ATGACGCAACGAATACTCATAGCGGACGACCAGGAAGCCTCCCGCAAGGGCCTGGCCGCGCTCGTCGCGACCTGGGGCTACGAGGTCGATGACGCGGGCGACGGCGAGGAAGCGCTCGCCAAGGCGATCGAGGAAAATCCCGCCGTCGTGATCACCGATCTCGTCATGCCGAAGATGGACGGGCTCGGGCTGCTCAAGGCGCTGCAGGCCGAGCTGCCCTTCACCATGGTCATCATCCTCACCGCGCACGGAACCATCGAGACGGCGGTGGGCGCGACGAAGGACGGCGCCTACGACTACCTCACCAAGCCGGTGGATGTCGCGCGCCTGCGCCTGCTCGTCGAGAAGGCAATCGAGAAGGGCGAGGCCCTCCGCGAAGTCAATGTGCTGCGGCGGCGTGTCAAGGCGGTGTGGGGCCACGGCCGGCTCGTGGGCACCAGCAAGGCGATGCAGGCGGTGTTCCGCCAGATCGATCTCGCCGCGCCGACCTCCGCGCCCGTGCTCATCTCGGGCGAGAGCGGCACCGGCAAGGAGCTGGCCGCGCGCACCCTTCACGAGCTGTCGCCGCGGAGCCAGGGGCCGTTCGTCGCCGTCAACTGCGCGGCGATCCCCGACACCCTCCTCGAGAGCGAGATCTTCGGCCACGAGAAGGGGGCGTTCACCGGCGCCCTCGACCGGCGCATCGGCTGCTTCGAGCTCGCCCATCAGGGCACGCTCTTCCTCGACGAGATCTCCGAGATGAGCCCGTCGCTCCAGGCCAAGTTCCTCCGCATCCTCCAGGACGGCTCGCTCAAGCGCATCGGCGGCAAGTCGGAGCTGCGCGTGGACGTGCGCGTGCTCGCCGCCACCAACCGCGATCCCGCGAAGTCCCTGAAGGACGGGACCCTCCGCGAGGATCTCTACTACCGGCTCAACGTATTCCTGGTGCCCCTCCCACCGCTCCGGACGCGGCGCGAGGACATCCCCCTCCTCGTGCAGGCCTTCATCGAGGAATTCAACGCGAAGTACGAGCGGAAGGTTCGAGGGGTCGACGAGGCGGCCCTGCGATTCCTGGTGGGCCACGACTGGCCGGGCAACGTGCGCCAGCTCCGCAATGCCATCGAGCGCGCGGTCATCGGCTGCGCGAGCGAGCTGATTACGGGGGCCGAGCTGCCGGTGGAGCCGGGCCTGGACCCCGCGACGCCCTCCACCGCGGCGACAGGCGGGCGGGTCGCGGTGCGGCTCAAGGACGTGGAGCGCGACGTCATTCTCAAGACGCTCGCCTCGGTGGGCAATAACAAGACGCGGGCGGCCGAGCTCCTCGGCATCAGCCTCAAGACCCTCCACAACAAGCTGAACCGATACGGCGTCTAG
- a CDS encoding extracellular solute-binding protein: MDSRLRSLAEQLDANQLGRREFLRRAAVITGGTAAGLHALNQMAHAQAKTKLRVWLFKSFVTGANDVIAKHIETWAKEKNVEVEMDWATFGDREQKFVAAIEAGNPPDIAEMNIYGPMRYKAALRDVSKVAGEVAASKGGLLPFAERAMKADGKFLAVGRYSMTTAFFIRKDIMEAKGLKPPKVYDPDVVEFAKKAQDTAKDLWGFGQTLNRSDDGDGFMSNVLWDYGGGVWDKDGKPALGTAFLKQNMQALQFAVDTIQKHKIQPPGVMGWTDVSNNEAYMAGKLVTTNNGASLYYAMVTKKHELAPKTQLVVTPGGPAGSFVGSSCYNWAIFQKTKHAELCEDMIKYVEDEKRFAEYVQASVGQAGPVYKGRVDNPYWKSDPNFDAILQNILKSVNIGYPGPMTPAAAEVQGQKILTDMAGRVVVGGLSPEAAIKEAHARVEEIYKIRGKA; the protein is encoded by the coding sequence ATGGACAGCCGTCTTCGCTCACTCGCCGAGCAGCTCGACGCCAACCAGCTCGGCCGCCGGGAATTCCTGCGCCGGGCGGCTGTCATCACCGGCGGGACCGCTGCCGGTCTTCACGCCCTCAATCAGATGGCCCACGCCCAGGCGAAGACCAAGCTGCGTGTCTGGCTCTTCAAGAGCTTCGTGACCGGGGCCAATGACGTCATCGCCAAGCACATCGAGACCTGGGCGAAGGAGAAGAACGTCGAGGTGGAGATGGACTGGGCCACCTTCGGCGACCGCGAGCAGAAGTTCGTCGCGGCCATCGAGGCGGGCAATCCCCCCGACATCGCCGAGATGAACATCTACGGGCCCATGCGCTACAAGGCGGCCCTGCGCGACGTGAGCAAGGTGGCGGGTGAGGTGGCGGCGTCCAAGGGCGGGCTCCTCCCGTTCGCCGAGCGCGCCATGAAGGCGGACGGCAAGTTCCTCGCCGTCGGCCGCTACTCGATGACGACGGCCTTCTTCATCAGGAAGGACATCATGGAGGCCAAGGGGCTCAAGCCGCCCAAGGTCTACGACCCCGACGTGGTCGAATTCGCCAAGAAGGCCCAGGACACCGCCAAGGATCTCTGGGGCTTCGGCCAGACGCTGAACCGCTCAGACGACGGCGACGGCTTCATGTCCAATGTTCTCTGGGACTACGGCGGGGGTGTCTGGGACAAGGATGGGAAGCCCGCGCTCGGCACCGCCTTCCTCAAGCAGAACATGCAGGCCCTGCAGTTCGCCGTGGACACGATCCAGAAGCACAAGATCCAGCCGCCCGGAGTCATGGGCTGGACCGACGTGTCGAACAACGAGGCGTACATGGCGGGCAAGCTTGTGACCACGAACAACGGCGCCAGCCTCTACTACGCGATGGTCACCAAGAAGCACGAGCTCGCACCGAAGACCCAGCTCGTCGTCACGCCCGGCGGCCCCGCGGGCAGCTTCGTGGGCTCGAGCTGCTACAACTGGGCCATCTTCCAGAAGACGAAGCACGCCGAGCTTTGCGAGGACATGATCAAGTACGTCGAGGACGAGAAGCGCTTCGCCGAGTACGTGCAGGCCTCGGTGGGACAGGCGGGCCCGGTGTACAAGGGCCGGGTGGACAATCCCTACTGGAAGTCTGACCCGAACTTCGATGCGATCCTGCAGAACATCCTCAAGTCCGTGAACATCGGCTACCCCGGCCCCATGACGCCCGCGGCCGCCGAGGTGCAGGGCCAGAAGATCCTCACCGACATGGCGGGCCGCGTGGTGGTGGGCGGGCTCTCCCCCGAGGCGGCGATCAAGGAAGCGCACGCGCGGGTGGAGGAGATCTACAAGATCCGGGGCAAGGCCTAA
- a CDS encoding carbohydrate ABC transporter permease, which yields MGRQGLARLQLGVSYSFLVILAVVVLFPFYWMMVTSFKSETQMRSLVSMFWPSPFASENYEHLVRKTDFVGWYGNSVFVSVSSTLLAISIGTVGAYALARLKFLGRGFLASATLITYLVPPSILFIPLYAQIRNLGLADSLTGLIVAYPSFTVPFVTWLLMGYFESIPEELEEAAMIDGATRFGAFWRVVLPLSAPGVLAAALYAFTQAWNEFLYALVFITNVKLRTLPVGLSTFITGDVYGWGYLMAGAVLTTLPVIAAYIYLQKYMVEGLTAGSVKG from the coding sequence GTGGGTCGGCAGGGCCTCGCGCGGCTGCAGCTCGGCGTCTCTTACAGCTTCCTCGTGATCCTCGCGGTGGTCGTGCTGTTCCCCTTCTACTGGATGATGGTGACCTCGTTCAAATCCGAGACCCAGATGCGGAGCCTGGTCTCGATGTTCTGGCCCAGCCCCTTCGCGAGTGAGAACTACGAGCACCTGGTCCGCAAGACGGACTTCGTGGGCTGGTACGGCAACAGCGTCTTCGTCTCCGTCTCAAGCACCCTGCTCGCCATCAGCATCGGCACGGTGGGCGCCTACGCGCTGGCGCGGCTCAAGTTCCTGGGGCGGGGATTCCTGGCGAGCGCCACCCTCATCACCTACCTCGTGCCGCCGTCCATCCTCTTCATCCCGCTCTACGCCCAGATCCGGAACCTCGGCCTCGCCGATAGCCTGACCGGCCTCATCGTGGCCTATCCCTCGTTCACGGTGCCCTTCGTGACCTGGCTCCTCATGGGCTACTTCGAGTCCATTCCGGAGGAGCTGGAAGAGGCGGCGATGATCGACGGCGCCACCAGGTTTGGCGCCTTTTGGAGAGTGGTGCTACCGCTGTCCGCCCCCGGCGTGCTGGCGGCGGCGCTCTACGCCTTCACCCAGGCGTGGAACGAGTTCCTCTACGCCCTCGTGTTCATCACCAACGTGAAGCTGCGGACGCTCCCCGTCGGGCTCTCGACCTTCATCACCGGCGACGTCTACGGCTGGGGCTATCTGATGGCGGGGGCCGTGCTCACCACGCTGCCGGTCATCGCCGCCTATATCTACCTCCAGAAGTATATGGTAGAGGGGCTGACCGCCGGCAGCGTGAAGGGCTAG
- a CDS encoding DUF2214 family protein → MIAAVVSALHVLTLALGLPAVYLRGRALRAPLDAAGLARLFTADNVWGVAAALWLVTGLLRAFGGLEKGTAFYLGSRAFWLKMALFALILVLEIRPMMTFIRWRAGLRRGRAPDTSGARGLYLVNHIEMALVVLMVFVAAFMARGFGAR, encoded by the coding sequence ATGATCGCCGCCGTCGTGTCCGCCCTGCACGTGCTGACCCTCGCGCTCGGCCTCCCGGCCGTCTACCTGCGAGGGCGGGCGCTGCGTGCGCCGCTCGATGCGGCCGGGCTCGCGCGGCTGTTCACGGCGGACAACGTCTGGGGCGTGGCCGCCGCACTCTGGCTGGTCACGGGCTTGCTCCGCGCGTTCGGCGGGCTCGAGAAGGGGACTGCCTTCTATCTCGGCTCGCGGGCCTTCTGGCTCAAGATGGCGCTGTTCGCGCTCATCCTCGTGCTCGAGATCCGCCCGATGATGACGTTCATCCGGTGGCGGGCTGGACTCCGCCGGGGCCGGGCGCCCGACACCTCAGGCGCCCGCGGGCTCTACCTCGTGAATCACATCGAGATGGCGCTGGTCGTGCTGATGGTCTTCGTCGCCGCCTTCATGGCGCGCGGCTTCGGCGCGCGCTAG
- a CDS encoding GAF domain-containing protein has protein sequence MGPELVELERALLAELDSRRFLRLLVESVSRLFGAVCAVWLVHDGNILVEHITTAPRSFPAEPMPFGHGVAGSCAKARRGLLVNEYPASSLALSRYVRLHIRHSMAHPLLMGDELLGVLSMSRFGEDQAPFTAEEFASIERLAGYAALALRNARLYDEAVRRRRQAEVMAELGRETASLDVERVLDVVVRRTSPLLGTSGTAVAIREPDGRIGIAAAQGLAEGIRAFVPRHPRDGATALAIAERRPVWSADVLEDPAFDLSPATRAFIKESGQRAVLAVPLLAGDHTLGAVISVREGLGPFTAEQVELAQAIATHAALALENAHLFELEASRRTQIEAMTEVAREIVGELGRERLLRLIAERAGRLFDARGAIYVLRGNLLVPEGITDPAVLLDPIPMGQGVTGLCAARRQGVVVNDYATRPEALPQWMAIQLSRVMSQPLIVRDQLLGVITLSRRGADAPPFRDDDLVAMGRLAVQAAVAVRNATLYEDAERRRREAEALARVAGAMSGGLSTAEVGAKIADSLIRLFGSSLA, from the coding sequence ATGGGACCGGAGCTGGTCGAGCTCGAGCGCGCGCTCCTCGCCGAGCTGGACTCCAGGCGCTTCCTGCGCTTGCTGGTGGAGTCGGTGAGTCGGCTGTTCGGTGCCGTCTGCGCCGTCTGGCTCGTCCACGACGGCAACATTCTCGTCGAGCACATCACCACCGCGCCGCGTAGCTTCCCCGCGGAGCCTATGCCCTTCGGCCATGGGGTGGCCGGCTCGTGCGCGAAGGCGCGGCGCGGGCTGCTCGTCAACGAGTACCCCGCCTCGTCCCTCGCGCTGTCGCGCTACGTGCGGCTGCACATCCGGCACTCGATGGCGCACCCCCTGCTCATGGGGGACGAGCTGCTCGGCGTCCTCTCGATGAGCCGGTTCGGCGAAGACCAGGCGCCGTTCACCGCCGAGGAGTTCGCGAGCATCGAGCGCCTCGCCGGCTACGCGGCCCTCGCCCTCCGCAACGCGCGGCTCTACGACGAGGCGGTGCGGCGCCGGCGCCAGGCCGAGGTGATGGCCGAGCTCGGTCGCGAGACCGCGTCGCTCGACGTCGAGCGTGTGCTCGACGTCGTGGTTCGGCGCACGTCGCCGCTCCTCGGCACCTCCGGCACCGCGGTGGCCATCCGGGAGCCGGACGGGCGCATCGGCATCGCCGCGGCCCAGGGCCTGGCCGAGGGCATCCGGGCCTTCGTGCCGCGACATCCGCGCGACGGCGCCACCGCCCTCGCCATCGCGGAGCGGCGGCCTGTCTGGTCGGCGGACGTCCTGGAGGATCCCGCGTTCGACCTCTCCCCCGCCACCCGCGCCTTCATCAAGGAATCGGGGCAGCGCGCGGTGCTCGCGGTGCCCCTCCTTGCCGGCGATCACACCCTCGGCGCGGTGATCAGCGTACGCGAGGGCCTGGGGCCGTTCACGGCAGAGCAGGTGGAGCTGGCGCAGGCCATCGCCACGCACGCCGCCCTCGCGCTCGAGAACGCGCACCTCTTCGAGCTGGAGGCATCACGCCGCACGCAGATCGAGGCCATGACTGAGGTCGCCCGGGAGATCGTGGGCGAGCTGGGCCGGGAGCGGCTGCTGCGGCTCATCGCCGAGCGCGCCGGGCGCCTCTTCGACGCACGCGGCGCCATCTACGTGCTGCGGGGCAACCTGCTCGTGCCCGAGGGCATCACGGACCCGGCGGTCCTCCTGGACCCGATCCCGATGGGCCAGGGGGTGACCGGGCTCTGCGCAGCACGCCGACAGGGCGTGGTCGTGAACGATTACGCGACGCGCCCTGAGGCGCTGCCCCAGTGGATGGCCATCCAGCTGAGCCGCGTGATGTCGCAGCCCCTGATCGTGCGCGATCAGCTCCTCGGCGTGATCACGCTCAGCCGGCGCGGCGCCGACGCCCCGCCCTTCCGCGACGACGATCTCGTGGCGATGGGGCGCCTCGCGGTGCAGGCCGCGGTGGCCGTGCGCAACGCCACGCTCTACGAGGACGCGGAGCGCCGGCGGCGCGAGGCGGAGGCGCTCGCGCGGGTGGCGGGGGCGATGTCGGGCGGCCTCAGCACCGCGGAGGTCGGCGCCAAGATCGCGGACAGCCTGATCCGGCTGTTCGGGAGCAGCCTCGCC
- a CDS encoding carboxymuconolactone decarboxylase family protein, with the protein MYDMASLKNLRKLGTLAPAAWPAFQAFDKAAMADGAVPVKYKELMAVAVALTTQCIYCIEAHTRRARSAGASDAELGETVLVAAALRAGGAIAHGAHCLKDEG; encoded by the coding sequence GTGTACGACATGGCTTCCCTGAAGAACCTCCGCAAGCTCGGCACCCTCGCGCCCGCCGCCTGGCCGGCCTTCCAGGCCTTCGACAAGGCCGCCATGGCGGACGGCGCGGTGCCGGTGAAGTACAAGGAGCTGATGGCGGTGGCGGTCGCGCTGACCACGCAGTGCATCTACTGCATCGAGGCGCACACCCGCCGGGCGCGCAGCGCGGGGGCGAGCGACGCGGAGCTCGGCGAGACGGTCCTGGTGGCGGCGGCGCTCCGGGCGGGCGGCGCCATCGCCCACGGCGCGCATTGCCTGAAGGACGAGGGCTAG